The Meles meles chromosome 12, mMelMel3.1 paternal haplotype, whole genome shotgun sequence genome includes a window with the following:
- the STX2 gene encoding syntaxin-2 isoform X2, which translates to MRDRLPDLRACRKDDDGDTSVVVEKDHFMDDFFHQVEEIRNSTAKIAQYVEEVKKNHSIILSAPNPEGKIKEELEDLNKEIKKTANKIRAKLKYGWLSSPNSSESVIEQSFDEDESGNRTSVDLRIRRTQHSVLSRKFVEVMTEYNEAQTLFRERSKGRIQRQLEITGRATTDDELEEMLESGSPSVFTADIISDSQITRQALNEIESRHKDIMKLETSIRELHEMFTDMAMFVETQGEMINNIEKNVMNATDYVERAKEETKRAVRYRSKARRKMMFIIICVIVLLVILGIVLATTLS; encoded by the exons ATGCGGGACCGGCTGCCGGACCTGAGGGCG tgTAGAAAAGATGATGATGGGGACACAAGTGTTGTTGTTGAAAAGGACCATTTCATGGATGATTTCTTCCACCAG GTTGAGGAGATCAGGAACAGTACAGCTAAAATAGCTCAATATGttgaagaagtaaagaaaaaccACAGCATCATACTTTCTGCACCAAACCCAGAAGGAA aaataaaagaagaacttgAAGATCTgaacaaagaaatcaagaaaactgCTAACAAAATCCGAGCCAAGTTGAAGT ACGGATGGTTAAGTTCTCCAAACTCATCAGAGTCAg TGATTGAGCAAAGTTTTGATGAGGATGAGAGCGGGAATCGGACTTCGGTGGATCTTCGCATCCGGAGAACCCAG CATTCCGTACTATCTCGGAAATTTGTGGAAGTTATGACAGAATATAATGAGGCACAGACTCTGTTCCGGGAGCGGAGCAAAGGACGGATACAACGTCAGCTAGAAATAA CTGGGAGAGCCACGACGGATGATGAGCTGGAGGAGATGCTGGAGAGTGGGAGCCCTTCTGTCTTCACGGCAGAC attatatCAGATTCTCAAATTACTAGACAAGCACTCAATGAAATTGAGTCTCGTCACAAGGACATCATGAAGCTGGAGACCAGCATCCGGGAGCTACATGAGATGTTCACAGACATGGCCATGTTCGTGGAGACCCAG GGCGAAATGATCAACAACATAGAAAAGAACGTGATGAACGCCACAGACTACGTCGAGCGCGCGAAAGAAGAGACGAAGAGAGCCGTTAGGTACCGCAGCAAAGCTAGACGG AAAATGATGTTCATTATTATTTGTGTAATTGTTTTGCTTGTGATCCTTGGAATTGTCCTAGCAACAACGTTGTCATAG
- the STX2 gene encoding syntaxin-2 isoform X3, with amino-acid sequence MRDRLPDLRACRKDDDGDTSVVVEKDHFMDDFFHQVEEIRNSTAKIAQYVEEVKKNHSIILSAPNPEGKIKEELEDLNKEIKKTANKIRAKLKLIEQSFDEDESGNRTSVDLRIRRTQHSVLSRKFVEVMTEYNEAQTLFRERSKGRIQRQLEITGRATTDDELEEMLESGSPSVFTADIISDSQITRQALNEIESRHKDIMKLETSIRELHEMFTDMAMFVETQGEMINNIEKNVMNATDYVERAKEETKRAVRYRSKARRQQRCHSNHVPRATLLGVRPHLQQVRGLLFHD; translated from the exons ATGCGGGACCGGCTGCCGGACCTGAGGGCG tgTAGAAAAGATGATGATGGGGACACAAGTGTTGTTGTTGAAAAGGACCATTTCATGGATGATTTCTTCCACCAG GTTGAGGAGATCAGGAACAGTACAGCTAAAATAGCTCAATATGttgaagaagtaaagaaaaaccACAGCATCATACTTTCTGCACCAAACCCAGAAGGAA aaataaaagaagaacttgAAGATCTgaacaaagaaatcaagaaaactgCTAACAAAATCCGAGCCAAGTTGAAGT TGATTGAGCAAAGTTTTGATGAGGATGAGAGCGGGAATCGGACTTCGGTGGATCTTCGCATCCGGAGAACCCAG CATTCCGTACTATCTCGGAAATTTGTGGAAGTTATGACAGAATATAATGAGGCACAGACTCTGTTCCGGGAGCGGAGCAAAGGACGGATACAACGTCAGCTAGAAATAA CTGGGAGAGCCACGACGGATGATGAGCTGGAGGAGATGCTGGAGAGTGGGAGCCCTTCTGTCTTCACGGCAGAC attatatCAGATTCTCAAATTACTAGACAAGCACTCAATGAAATTGAGTCTCGTCACAAGGACATCATGAAGCTGGAGACCAGCATCCGGGAGCTACATGAGATGTTCACAGACATGGCCATGTTCGTGGAGACCCAG GGCGAAATGATCAACAACATAGAAAAGAACGTGATGAACGCCACAGACTACGTCGAGCGCGCGAAAGAAGAGACGAAGAGAGCCGTTAGGTACCGCAGCAAAGCTAGACGG CAACAACGTTGTCATAGCAACCATGTCCCGAGAGCCACTCTCCTCGGAGTCAGACCACACCTGCAGCAAGTCCGCGGCCTCCTGTTCCATGACTGA
- the STX2 gene encoding syntaxin-2 isoform X5 — MRDRLPDLRACRKDDDGDTSVVVEKDHFMDDFFHQVEEIRNSTAKIAQYVEEVKKNHSIILSAPNPEGKIKEELEDLNKEIKKTANKIRAKLKYGWLSSPNSSESVIEQSFDEDESGNRTSVDLRIRRTQHSVLSRKFVEVMTEYNEAQTLFRERSKGRIQRQLEITGRATTDDELEEMLESGSPSVFTADIISDSQITRQALNEIESRHKDIMKLETSIRELHEMFTDMAMFVETQVVCRGRRAGRNDQQHRKERDERHRLRRARERRDEESR, encoded by the exons ATGCGGGACCGGCTGCCGGACCTGAGGGCG tgTAGAAAAGATGATGATGGGGACACAAGTGTTGTTGTTGAAAAGGACCATTTCATGGATGATTTCTTCCACCAG GTTGAGGAGATCAGGAACAGTACAGCTAAAATAGCTCAATATGttgaagaagtaaagaaaaaccACAGCATCATACTTTCTGCACCAAACCCAGAAGGAA aaataaaagaagaacttgAAGATCTgaacaaagaaatcaagaaaactgCTAACAAAATCCGAGCCAAGTTGAAGT ACGGATGGTTAAGTTCTCCAAACTCATCAGAGTCAg TGATTGAGCAAAGTTTTGATGAGGATGAGAGCGGGAATCGGACTTCGGTGGATCTTCGCATCCGGAGAACCCAG CATTCCGTACTATCTCGGAAATTTGTGGAAGTTATGACAGAATATAATGAGGCACAGACTCTGTTCCGGGAGCGGAGCAAAGGACGGATACAACGTCAGCTAGAAATAA CTGGGAGAGCCACGACGGATGATGAGCTGGAGGAGATGCTGGAGAGTGGGAGCCCTTCTGTCTTCACGGCAGAC attatatCAGATTCTCAAATTACTAGACAAGCACTCAATGAAATTGAGTCTCGTCACAAGGACATCATGAAGCTGGAGACCAGCATCCGGGAGCTACATGAGATGTTCACAGACATGGCCATGTTCGTGGAGACCCAG GTTGTCTGCCGTGGACGGAGAGCAG GGCGAAATGATCAACAACATAGAAAAGAACGTGATGAACGCCACAGACTACGTCGAGCGCGCGAAAGAAGAGACGAAGAGAGCCGTTAG
- the STX2 gene encoding syntaxin-2 isoform X1, with amino-acid sequence MRDRLPDLRACRKDDDGDTSVVVEKDHFMDDFFHQVEEIRNSTAKIAQYVEEVKKNHSIILSAPNPEGKIKEELEDLNKEIKKTANKIRAKLKYGWLSSPNSSESVIEQSFDEDESGNRTSVDLRIRRTQHSVLSRKFVEVMTEYNEAQTLFRERSKGRIQRQLEITGRATTDDELEEMLESGSPSVFTADIISDSQITRQALNEIESRHKDIMKLETSIRELHEMFTDMAMFVETQGEMINNIEKNVMNATDYVERAKEETKRAVRYRSKARRQQRCHSNHVPRATLLGVRPHLQQVRGLLFHD; translated from the exons ATGCGGGACCGGCTGCCGGACCTGAGGGCG tgTAGAAAAGATGATGATGGGGACACAAGTGTTGTTGTTGAAAAGGACCATTTCATGGATGATTTCTTCCACCAG GTTGAGGAGATCAGGAACAGTACAGCTAAAATAGCTCAATATGttgaagaagtaaagaaaaaccACAGCATCATACTTTCTGCACCAAACCCAGAAGGAA aaataaaagaagaacttgAAGATCTgaacaaagaaatcaagaaaactgCTAACAAAATCCGAGCCAAGTTGAAGT ACGGATGGTTAAGTTCTCCAAACTCATCAGAGTCAg TGATTGAGCAAAGTTTTGATGAGGATGAGAGCGGGAATCGGACTTCGGTGGATCTTCGCATCCGGAGAACCCAG CATTCCGTACTATCTCGGAAATTTGTGGAAGTTATGACAGAATATAATGAGGCACAGACTCTGTTCCGGGAGCGGAGCAAAGGACGGATACAACGTCAGCTAGAAATAA CTGGGAGAGCCACGACGGATGATGAGCTGGAGGAGATGCTGGAGAGTGGGAGCCCTTCTGTCTTCACGGCAGAC attatatCAGATTCTCAAATTACTAGACAAGCACTCAATGAAATTGAGTCTCGTCACAAGGACATCATGAAGCTGGAGACCAGCATCCGGGAGCTACATGAGATGTTCACAGACATGGCCATGTTCGTGGAGACCCAG GGCGAAATGATCAACAACATAGAAAAGAACGTGATGAACGCCACAGACTACGTCGAGCGCGCGAAAGAAGAGACGAAGAGAGCCGTTAGGTACCGCAGCAAAGCTAGACGG CAACAACGTTGTCATAGCAACCATGTCCCGAGAGCCACTCTCCTCGGAGTCAGACCACACCTGCAGCAAGTCCGCGGCCTCCTGTTCCATGACTGA
- the STX2 gene encoding syntaxin-2 isoform X4, giving the protein MRDRLPDLRACRKDDDGDTSVVVEKDHFMDDFFHQVEEIRNSTAKIAQYVEEVKKNHSIILSAPNPEGKIKEELEDLNKEIKKTANKIRAKLKLIEQSFDEDESGNRTSVDLRIRRTQHSVLSRKFVEVMTEYNEAQTLFRERSKGRIQRQLEITGRATTDDELEEMLESGSPSVFTADIISDSQITRQALNEIESRHKDIMKLETSIRELHEMFTDMAMFVETQGEMINNIEKNVMNATDYVERAKEETKRAVRYRSKARRKMMFIIICVIVLLVILGIVLATTLS; this is encoded by the exons ATGCGGGACCGGCTGCCGGACCTGAGGGCG tgTAGAAAAGATGATGATGGGGACACAAGTGTTGTTGTTGAAAAGGACCATTTCATGGATGATTTCTTCCACCAG GTTGAGGAGATCAGGAACAGTACAGCTAAAATAGCTCAATATGttgaagaagtaaagaaaaaccACAGCATCATACTTTCTGCACCAAACCCAGAAGGAA aaataaaagaagaacttgAAGATCTgaacaaagaaatcaagaaaactgCTAACAAAATCCGAGCCAAGTTGAAGT TGATTGAGCAAAGTTTTGATGAGGATGAGAGCGGGAATCGGACTTCGGTGGATCTTCGCATCCGGAGAACCCAG CATTCCGTACTATCTCGGAAATTTGTGGAAGTTATGACAGAATATAATGAGGCACAGACTCTGTTCCGGGAGCGGAGCAAAGGACGGATACAACGTCAGCTAGAAATAA CTGGGAGAGCCACGACGGATGATGAGCTGGAGGAGATGCTGGAGAGTGGGAGCCCTTCTGTCTTCACGGCAGAC attatatCAGATTCTCAAATTACTAGACAAGCACTCAATGAAATTGAGTCTCGTCACAAGGACATCATGAAGCTGGAGACCAGCATCCGGGAGCTACATGAGATGTTCACAGACATGGCCATGTTCGTGGAGACCCAG GGCGAAATGATCAACAACATAGAAAAGAACGTGATGAACGCCACAGACTACGTCGAGCGCGCGAAAGAAGAGACGAAGAGAGCCGTTAGGTACCGCAGCAAAGCTAGACGG AAAATGATGTTCATTATTATTTGTGTAATTGTTTTGCTTGTGATCCTTGGAATTGTCCTAGCAACAACGTTGTCATAG